A single window of Candidatus Ozemobacteraceae bacterium DNA harbors:
- a CDS encoding 8-oxo-dGTP diphosphatase: protein MKLATLCYVRRDGRTLMMHRNKRPDDTHYGKWNGLGGKFDAGETPEECARREVREESGLVARELHLKGVITFPKFAKGEDWYVFIYIVHADGDPFRECPEGELVWIDDEKLVELNLWEGDSVFLPWLDRPELFSARFTYEHGKLVSHDAVFYPLSEA from the coding sequence ATGAAACTTGCCACCCTCTGCTATGTCCGCCGTGACGGCCGGACGTTGATGATGCATCGCAACAAACGACCGGATGACACGCATTACGGCAAATGGAACGGCCTCGGCGGCAAGTTCGACGCGGGCGAGACGCCCGAGGAGTGCGCGCGTCGCGAGGTGCGTGAAGAGAGCGGGCTCGTGGCGCGCGAACTGCACCTGAAGGGTGTCATCACCTTCCCGAAGTTCGCGAAAGGGGAGGACTGGTATGTGTTCATCTATATCGTGCATGCCGATGGCGACCCTTTTCGCGAGTGTCCCGAGGGCGAGCTCGTCTGGATCGACGACGAGAAACTCGTCGAGTTGAACCTCTGGGAAGGAGACAGCGTTTTTCTTCCCTGGCTCGACCGCCCCGAACTCTTTTCCGCCCGATTCACGTATGAGCATGGGAAGCTTGTTTCCCATGACGCCGTCTTCTATCCGCTTTCTGAAGCGTGA
- a CDS encoding cysteine peptidase family C39 domain-containing protein, protein MNRHGWLSLTIFAALLASMIIGYRPTDGAEKTPFRERLSSVQSRPVSIASLTPAFLMKDIPDVIQMNDSSCGVGVFQAAAMYFGHWGYQEEFARSLGTTPAQGTHPSRLVKGLQELGLDARMVEHYSLEAMKEDLRQGRVVIIDYQAWGDTAGKDYSKEWEDGHYSILIGFNDQAIFIEDPSLLGTRGYLTNEEFLTRWHDYEIENGKRREYNQMAIIVKGREVRQPEFSHID, encoded by the coding sequence ATGAACCGACACGGCTGGCTCAGTCTGACGATTTTCGCGGCGCTTTTGGCATCGATGATCATCGGGTATCGCCCCACGGACGGAGCGGAAAAAACACCGTTTCGGGAGCGTCTCTCGTCGGTTCAATCCCGGCCGGTCTCCATTGCCTCGCTGACCCCGGCATTCCTGATGAAAGATATTCCCGACGTCATCCAGATGAACGACTCCTCCTGCGGCGTGGGGGTATTTCAGGCAGCAGCCATGTATTTCGGCCACTGGGGATATCAGGAAGAATTCGCCAGATCTCTCGGAACCACACCCGCGCAGGGCACACACCCTAGCCGTCTCGTGAAGGGGCTGCAGGAGCTCGGCCTCGACGCACGGATGGTTGAACATTATTCCCTCGAAGCAATGAAAGAGGATTTGCGTCAGGGCCGGGTCGTCATCATCGATTACCAAGCCTGGGGCGACACGGCGGGCAAAGATTATTCCAAAGAGTGGGAAGACGGGCATTACAGCATCCTGATCGGGTTCAACGACCAGGCGATCTTCATCGAAGACCCCTCCCTGCTCGGGACCCGCGGCTACCTCACGAACGAAGAGTTCCTGACCCGCTGGCATGACTACGAAATCGAGAATGGCAAGCGCCGCGAATACAACCAGATGGCCATCATCGTGAAAGGCCGCGAAGTCAGGCAGCCCGAATTTTCCCACATCGATTGA
- a CDS encoding DUF4956 domain-containing protein: MGDMLTGSAPMRLLDLSGPDVLMGMCLAFALCLVLARICAATAPAGTQTRHVPRTMVLLGVTVSLIMAVIGNSLARAFGAIGALSLIRFRTAVKDTRDLASLFMSIAVGMTSGSGYFRIAIGATALMCLFHLFLVKFPLVESGRRFCLLRLRHPVDLDVAAQVFPLIRQKAGEIKLLGKEAAGDGKLAETVIELSVDDSLSLDELVKNVASAQPTVQVSVLLD, translated from the coding sequence ATGGGTGATATGCTGACCGGTTCGGCACCAATGCGGTTGCTGGACCTTTCGGGGCCCGACGTGCTGATGGGGATGTGCCTTGCGTTCGCTCTCTGTCTCGTTCTTGCGCGGATCTGCGCGGCGACGGCGCCCGCGGGAACCCAGACGCGGCACGTGCCGCGAACCATGGTTCTGCTCGGGGTGACCGTGAGCCTGATCATGGCCGTGATCGGGAACAGCCTCGCCCGGGCGTTCGGGGCGATCGGCGCGCTGAGCCTGATCCGCTTCCGCACCGCCGTGAAGGATACGCGGGACCTCGCCTCGCTGTTCATGTCGATCGCCGTCGGCATGACGTCGGGAAGCGGGTATTTCCGGATCGCCATCGGGGCCACGGCGCTGATGTGCCTGTTCCACCTGTTCCTGGTGAAGTTCCCGCTCGTCGAGTCGGGGCGGCGGTTCTGCCTGCTGAGACTGCGCCATCCCGTCGATCTCGACGTGGCTGCCCAGGTCTTCCCCCTCATCCGCCAGAAAGCGGGCGAGATCAAGCTGCTCGGCAAAGAGGCGGCGGGAGACGGAAAACTCGCGGAAACGGTCATCGAGCTTTCGGTGGATGATTCCCTGTCTCTCGACGAACTCGTGAAAAACGTGGCGTCCGCCCAGCCGACCGTCCAGGTCAGCGTCCTGCTGGACTGA
- a CDS encoding CotH kinase family protein yields MLLWVVAFALFAAFLAMEDGTGGSLRRGPPSAVSGGRPNPALAADRQDLFRVRDIRLSIAEADWDFFFSHPPLSLTAFQNARLACPGRIKPLKVSLRVRGGHAWHWRPDKPSLRVRMPVGLAFEGRRVLDLINPEDPAMVTSLVADHLAVRAGVAASITRWARVWVNDRFLGMYHLTDRLDGTLLANLGMPELPVGEGNRRTSDLWMDPDLWDVHGGAMTVRDLCRPVFAKLLALVRPPLNVERTAGLSEYLDLVRTASWSAMVTAVGSLQSDDVHNQHWVFDNTAGVKFWPVFADCGGFGAVTRFGLETRPEDIELWPYEFLFPIMDAAFRNPYFVARRNMALWKLLRGDLRAEAVASLAVGLHALVEPEIAAERHLGAVVTVPGLGVPVRVPISARVAASEAARIGDWMRHREAYLDGMLASLAVTIAPPEAVSGDWLRLPLAVWGHAPVEWEPGELAASIRLDRNRDGRIDQDDASCPARLRLYPAMREEPAAGRKWLRGETRLLPYLLAPATQTYLIGIRADRAAEVVAALKAGARNSVTGMPVPVLTASEAAMPPLYAHAGSLHPWAVSAGTLDW; encoded by the coding sequence GTGCTGCTCTGGGTTGTCGCGTTCGCGCTGTTCGCCGCGTTCCTCGCGATGGAAGACGGAACGGGCGGAAGCCTGCGCAGGGGGCCGCCTTCCGCCGTCTCGGGCGGGCGCCCCAATCCCGCACTGGCAGCCGATCGTCAGGACCTCTTTCGCGTGCGCGACATCAGGCTGTCCATCGCCGAAGCAGACTGGGACTTCTTTTTCAGCCACCCCCCGCTCTCTCTGACGGCGTTTCAGAATGCCCGGCTCGCATGTCCCGGGCGAATCAAACCCCTGAAAGTGTCTCTTCGGGTGCGCGGCGGTCACGCCTGGCACTGGAGGCCCGACAAACCGTCGCTGCGCGTGCGGATGCCCGTCGGCCTGGCGTTCGAGGGGCGCCGGGTTCTCGACCTGATCAATCCCGAAGATCCCGCGATGGTGACGAGCCTGGTCGCGGATCACCTGGCGGTGCGGGCCGGCGTGGCGGCCTCGATCACCCGCTGGGCCCGCGTCTGGGTCAACGACCGCTTTCTCGGCATGTACCATCTGACCGACAGGCTCGACGGCACGCTGCTGGCGAATCTCGGCATGCCGGAATTGCCGGTGGGCGAGGGGAACCGCCGCACGTCGGACCTGTGGATGGACCCCGATCTCTGGGATGTTCACGGCGGTGCGATGACCGTTCGCGACCTCTGCCGGCCGGTGTTCGCGAAGCTGCTCGCGCTCGTCCGCCCGCCGCTGAACGTCGAGCGGACCGCCGGACTGTCGGAGTATCTCGACCTGGTGCGGACGGCCTCCTGGTCGGCGATGGTCACGGCCGTCGGAAGCCTCCAGAGCGATGACGTTCACAACCAGCACTGGGTCTTCGACAATACCGCGGGCGTGAAATTCTGGCCGGTGTTCGCCGACTGCGGCGGGTTCGGAGCTGTCACCCGGTTCGGCCTCGAAACCCGGCCGGAGGACATCGAGCTGTGGCCATACGAGTTCCTTTTCCCGATTATGGATGCCGCGTTTCGGAACCCCTACTTCGTCGCGAGGCGAAACATGGCGCTCTGGAAGCTGCTTCGCGGCGATCTGCGCGCCGAAGCCGTCGCCTCGCTCGCCGTCGGGCTTCACGCGCTGGTCGAGCCTGAGATCGCGGCGGAACGGCACCTCGGGGCCGTCGTCACCGTGCCCGGCCTGGGCGTTCCGGTGCGGGTCCCGATCTCGGCGCGGGTCGCGGCATCGGAAGCGGCGCGCATCGGAGACTGGATGCGGCATCGCGAGGCATATCTCGACGGCATGCTTGCATCGCTTGCCGTGACGATCGCGCCCCCGGAGGCGGTTTCCGGTGACTGGCTCCGCCTGCCCCTCGCGGTGTGGGGCCATGCTCCCGTCGAGTGGGAGCCGGGGGAGCTTGCCGCGTCGATCCGGCTCGACAGGAACCGGGACGGCCGCATCGACCAGGACGATGCCTCGTGTCCGGCACGGCTTCGCCTGTATCCGGCGATGCGCGAAGAGCCGGCGGCGGGCCGGAAATGGCTCCGCGGCGAGACGCGGCTTCTTCCGTATCTGCTGGCGCCCGCCACTCAGACCTATCTCATCGGCATCCGGGCAGACCGGGCCGCCGAGGTCGTGGCGGCATTGAAAGCCGGCGCAAGAAATTCCGTGACGGGGATGCCCGTTCCCGTGCTGACGGCTTCGGAGGCGGCGATGCCGCCCCTCTACGCGCATGCCGGGAGCCTTCACCCGTGGGCCGTGTCAGCCGGAACGCTGGACTGGTAA